Proteins encoded in a region of the candidate division WOR-3 bacterium genome:
- a CDS encoding sugar phosphate nucleotidyltransferase — protein sequence MNAIILSAGLGKRLGNITKKIPKPLLPINGIPIIKLIIKKLKRAGIKNIGINLFYKADLIKKSLQNLRGIEFVFEKYLSGTGGALLHFKNFVSEDFLIHNCDILSDIDLKKVLKKHKKIKPLATIVLVKNYKTNRVKISKNRVIKFYKKRTNGCYTYAGIAVLSKRIFRYFPKNKKVFSLTEVYNNAIKNGEFLYPYMTDSIWYDIGILGVYRSLKCRKNRLWK from the coding sequence ATGAATGCAATCATTCTATCCGCAGGTTTAGGCAAAAGGCTCGGCAATATAACAAAGAAAATACCCAAGCCTTTATTACCGATAAATGGTATTCCTATAATAAAATTGATTATCAAGAAGTTAAAAAGGGCAGGAATAAAAAATATTGGAATCAATCTTTTTTACAAAGCAGACCTAATAAAAAAATCATTACAAAATTTGCGCGGGATAGAATTCGTGTTTGAAAAATATCTATCCGGAACTGGTGGTGCATTACTCCATTTCAAGAATTTCGTATCTGAAGATTTTTTGATCCACAATTGTGATATCCTTTCAGATATAGATTTAAAAAAGGTATTAAAAAAGCATAAAAAGATAAAACCACTGGCAACGATTGTCTTGGTGAAGAATTATAAAACAAATCGGGTTAAAATTTCAAAAAATCGCGTTATAAAGTTTTATAAAAAGAGAACGAATGGCTGTTATACCTATGCGGGGATCGCTGTTCTTTCAAAAAGAATTTTTAGATATTTTCCAAAAAACAAAAAGGTCTTCAGCCTTACCGAAGTCTATAACAACGCTATAAAAAATGGCGAGTTTCTATATCCTTATATGACAGACAGCATTTGGTATGATATAGGTATTTTAGGGGTTTATCGTTCTTTGAAATGCCGAAAAAATCGGCTCTGGAAATAG